Proteins encoded within one genomic window of Edaphobacter lichenicola:
- a CDS encoding Ig domain-containing protein: MRKVFRTLVTILSLALIFFGLDWTSPSQTANAATALAISTTSIPQATYEKAYTTTLKATGGTLPYHWKVASGTHPPGFALNSGTGQLYGTPTKDGSYPLTFSVTDSSKSAQTKTVKLTVVVATSNSSSASLAITSATLAAGTDGAAYASQLKASGGKPSYTWSITSGKLPAGLTLAATTGMISGTPSATGTSTFTATVKDNSNPQETKSASTSIAIAAEGTQTAGPGTTWYIRPDGGTNTQCTGKKNAAYPGSGSGQACAFNHPYQMLDSSGSWASFAGGDTIQFVNTSGRSDTYYMGEQNGGVGTDWHSQLSGICPAPNSGNGEGSQCILPAPPSGTSGQHTRILGQNAGNCHDSGHTHLVNPTVLSGIDAAFVVLDTRGTDYVDISCIEITQPDTCTTVAGAGQCGTNANYVRYGGLLLNYLTEQGPSNLTLKDVAIVGTAGSGILGSKLNKSGSDVFSASDVYVIGNGQAGWNGDGGGCNTSCETVGTMNISYATVDWNGCVAVKPYDMTKPDTQNKFNHCYGQESGGYGDGFVQIAAGNMTMNVDHSHFRWNTQDGFDSLHLSDDVKTSPAIHISTSWSEGNGGQTFKLGAGAASSAINNVSISNCRVLSNASAFPLNPSGWALDSADTCRAAGDQWAFQMNNGTVITLENNTSVGYGNTMYDVECAAQAPNCTANGAKFIFRNNISKGYPDPGNSNTLASGIYLGVGNVFANSGSEIDHNLWNTVATGCPESFLAGQEKIFTCGNPDLVGESNINAINPNISSSSPAINSGIAISGVTTDFNGKTRANPPAIGAMEP; the protein is encoded by the coding sequence TTGCGAAAAGTATTCAGAACCCTCGTAACCATCCTCTCCCTCGCGCTCATCTTCTTCGGTCTGGATTGGACCTCCCCGTCACAGACAGCAAATGCCGCTACAGCGCTTGCCATCAGCACCACCTCGATCCCACAAGCCACCTATGAGAAGGCCTACACCACCACGCTCAAAGCGACGGGTGGCACGTTGCCTTATCACTGGAAGGTCGCCTCCGGCACTCATCCCCCAGGCTTCGCTCTTAATTCGGGCACGGGCCAGCTCTATGGCACGCCGACCAAGGACGGATCGTACCCGCTTACCTTTTCGGTTACAGATTCGTCAAAGTCGGCCCAGACAAAGACCGTAAAGCTTACAGTTGTCGTGGCGACCTCTAACTCCTCATCCGCGTCGCTCGCGATCACATCGGCGACCCTCGCCGCCGGCACCGATGGCGCAGCCTATGCCTCGCAGTTGAAGGCCAGCGGCGGCAAGCCCTCCTACACGTGGTCGATCACCTCCGGCAAACTGCCGGCCGGACTCACCCTCGCGGCCACCACCGGCATGATCTCCGGCACGCCCTCGGCGACCGGCACCTCCACCTTCACCGCGACCGTCAAAGATAACAGCAACCCACAGGAGACCAAGTCCGCAAGCACCTCCATCGCCATTGCAGCGGAAGGAACGCAGACGGCTGGTCCGGGCACCACGTGGTACATCCGCCCGGATGGCGGCACCAACACCCAGTGCACGGGCAAGAAAAACGCGGCCTATCCCGGATCTGGCTCGGGTCAAGCGTGCGCCTTCAATCATCCCTACCAGATGCTGGATTCCTCGGGCAGCTGGGCCAGCTTCGCAGGCGGCGACACAATCCAATTTGTGAACACCAGCGGCAGGTCCGACACCTACTACATGGGCGAGCAGAATGGCGGCGTGGGAACAGACTGGCACAGCCAGCTCAGCGGCATCTGCCCTGCGCCGAATTCAGGGAACGGCGAAGGATCGCAGTGCATCCTACCCGCTCCTCCCTCGGGCACGTCCGGCCAGCACACCCGGATCCTGGGCCAGAACGCCGGCAACTGCCACGACTCCGGTCACACTCACCTGGTCAATCCGACCGTCCTGAGCGGTATCGATGCTGCCTTCGTAGTCCTCGATACCCGCGGAACCGACTACGTGGACATCTCCTGCATCGAGATCACCCAGCCCGACACCTGCACCACAGTCGCCGGCGCAGGGCAGTGCGGCACCAACGCCAACTACGTGCGCTATGGCGGACTCCTTCTCAACTACCTGACCGAACAAGGTCCCTCCAACCTCACCCTTAAGGATGTCGCCATCGTCGGCACCGCAGGCAGCGGTATCCTCGGAAGCAAGCTCAACAAATCCGGTAGCGATGTCTTCTCCGCCAGCGATGTCTACGTGATCGGCAACGGACAGGCAGGCTGGAACGGCGACGGAGGAGGGTGCAACACCTCCTGCGAGACCGTCGGAACCATGAATATCTCCTACGCGACGGTCGACTGGAATGGCTGCGTCGCCGTGAAGCCTTACGACATGACCAAGCCTGATACGCAGAACAAATTCAACCACTGCTACGGGCAGGAGTCGGGTGGCTACGGCGACGGCTTCGTCCAGATCGCCGCCGGCAACATGACCATGAACGTGGATCACAGCCACTTCCGCTGGAATACGCAGGACGGATTCGACTCACTTCACTTGAGTGACGACGTGAAGACCTCTCCGGCGATCCACATCTCCACCTCCTGGTCCGAGGGCAACGGCGGTCAAACCTTCAAGCTCGGCGCAGGAGCAGCCTCCTCTGCCATCAACAACGTCTCCATCAGCAACTGCCGGGTTCTGAGCAACGCCTCGGCCTTCCCGCTCAATCCCTCGGGCTGGGCTCTGGACAGCGCCGACACCTGCCGCGCCGCCGGCGATCAATGGGCCTTCCAGATGAACAACGGCACCGTCATCACGCTCGAGAACAACACCTCGGTCGGCTACGGCAACACCATGTACGACGTCGAGTGTGCCGCGCAGGCTCCTAACTGCACGGCCAACGGCGCGAAGTTCATCTTCCGCAACAACATCAGCAAGGGCTATCCCGATCCTGGCAATAGCAACACGCTCGCCTCCGGCATCTACCTTGGCGTCGGAAATGTCTTCGCCAACTCTGGATCGGAGATCGATCACAATCTGTGGAACACCGTAGCCACAGGCTGCCCAGAGTCTTTTCTGGCTGGACAGGAAAAGATCTTCACCTGTGGCAATCCCGATCTGGTAGGTGAGTCCAACATCAACGCCATCAATCCCAATATCAGTTCCTCGAGTCCGGCCATCAACTCCGGTATCGCAATCTCCGGAGTCACGACCGACTTCAACGGAAAGACCAGAGCCAACCCGCCAGCCATCGGCGCCATGGAACCATAA
- a CDS encoding glycosyltransferase family A protein, with protein MAKVDVIIPAFNGARYLPAAIESVLSQTFEDWQIWLVDDGSTDNTEEVVAPFLLRLGSRMKYIKQENQGLPGARNTAIRASAGEFVALLDADDVWLPCRLSESVKALAERPEAGFAYGLITIIDAEGRLGGTFRGNSKFAEGRIAPQIYMRKVELPCPTLTFRRRSIDEVGLFDTTLRTTEDRDLCLRIAFRYEVAFIPEIIAYYRVSSGSMSSDPERMLRGQLAFIRKHYGAEGCGLRERQISLARAYKQRAETLKRHNRPWAALRSSLRAVALYPFDMDNPRTAGSLFLNLIGGPRPS; from the coding sequence ATGGCTAAGGTCGACGTTATTATTCCCGCGTTCAATGGTGCTCGGTACCTGCCCGCGGCCATTGAGAGCGTCCTGTCGCAGACGTTCGAGGATTGGCAGATTTGGCTGGTGGACGACGGCAGTACCGATAATACTGAGGAAGTGGTTGCTCCCTTCCTCCTCCGTCTTGGGTCCAGGATGAAGTACATCAAACAGGAAAATCAAGGACTACCAGGAGCGAGAAACACTGCTATTCGCGCCTCGGCAGGCGAGTTCGTAGCTTTGCTTGATGCCGACGATGTGTGGTTGCCTTGCCGTCTGTCCGAATCGGTGAAGGCCCTTGCGGAGCGGCCGGAGGCTGGTTTTGCTTATGGCCTTATCACGATCATCGACGCAGAGGGTCGGCTCGGAGGGACATTTCGGGGAAATTCAAAATTCGCTGAAGGTCGCATCGCTCCGCAGATTTACATGCGCAAGGTTGAGCTTCCCTGTCCCACCCTTACGTTCCGAAGACGATCGATCGACGAGGTCGGGCTCTTTGACACGACGCTGCGAACGACAGAGGACCGCGATCTTTGCCTTCGGATCGCTTTTCGATATGAAGTTGCGTTCATCCCCGAGATCATTGCCTACTACCGGGTGTCTTCGGGCTCCATGTCCAGCGATCCTGAGCGAATGCTTAGGGGGCAGCTAGCGTTCATTCGCAAGCACTATGGCGCGGAAGGTTGTGGATTGCGCGAGCGCCAGATCTCGTTGGCACGAGCTTACAAGCAGCGAGCGGAGACCTTGAAGCGGCATAACCGGCCGTGGGCAGCCCTGAGGAGTTCCTTGCGCGCGGTAGCGCTCTATCCGTTTGACATGGACAATCCCAGAACCGCAGGGTCTCTGTTCTTGAATCTGATCGGGGGCCCCAGGCCTAGTTAG
- a CDS encoding beta strand repeat-containing protein, translated as MALTANGGTPAYIWSVTAGQLPSGLSLSSTGVISGAPTSSRNFSFTITVTDSSSPAQTAAVQFGLNIPAAPPVSTPPPPVTTPPPPTTPPVSPTPLQITPSLPAGVVGSMYSGSLQASGGTAPYAWSSSTLPAGLSLGSNGTLSGDPTSSGSTTVTFTVADSSSPALTTSVAATLVVAPQPLTITVVSLPAGQTNSPYSASLQVSGGTAPYTWSASALPVGLTLTNNGIISGTPTASGNFPIVVTVADAGSPTLTTKAAFTLSVSATIQPLIITSTSLAPATSSKPYSASLDASGGTAPYTWSAGALPAGLTLTSNGIISGTPTTTGAFSITVTVTDAGSPSLSAKTSFSLSVAATIQPLNVTSATLAGATSDQPYSASLNASGGTAPYAWSASALPAGLSLQSNGILSGTPTLTGSFPVTFTVTDAGSPTQTAKATLSISVTADIQPLTITSTSVAPATSNKPYSASLDASGGTAPYTWSASALPAGLSLRSNGILSGTPTTTGSFPITFTVTDAGSPALTAKTTLSISVTAAIQPLTITSTAFAGATANQPYSVSLNASGGTAPYSWSAAGLPAGLSLSSNGIIAGTPTATGSFPITFTVTDASAPAVTAKATFGLSVTAPIQPLTITSTAIASATSNQPYTASLNASGGTAPYIWSAAGLPAGLSLASNGIIAGTPTATGSFPITFTVTDAGSPTLTTKATLTLSIATAIQPLTITSTAFAGATSNQPYTASLNASGGTAPYTWSAAGLPAGLSLAGNGIISGTPTATGSFPITFTVTDAGSPALTAKATLTLSVTTPIAPLSITSTAFAGATSNQPYAATLSATGGTTPYTWSVTGLPAGLTLGSNGVIAGTPTATGSFPIAITATDAGSPALTAKATLTLSVTAPIAPLSITSTAFAGATSNQPYTATLSATGGTAPYTWSVTGLPAGLTLGSNGVIAGTPTATGTFSITVTVTDSQSPAKTASATIPLAVTAAIAPLSITSTAFAGATSTQPYSTTLSATGGTAPYTWSVTGLPAGLSLSSNGVIAGTPTATGNFSISVTVTDSQSPAKTASATIPLSVTAPIAPLSITSTAFAGATSNQPYSTTLSATGGTAPYTWSVTGLPAGLTLGSNGVIAGTPTATGTFSITVTVTDSQSPAKTASATIPLAVTAAIAPLSITSTAFAGATSTQPYSTTLSATGGTAPYTWSVTGLPAGLSLGSNGVIAGTPTATGNFSISVTVTDSQSPAKTASATIPLAVTAPIAPLSITSTAFAGATSNQPYSTTLSATGGTAPYTWSVTGLPAGLSLGSNGVIAGTPTATGTFSLTTTVTDSESPTKTASATISLLVAVPPLTITSSTLPSGTDGTTYSGTLQASGGTPAYTWSISGSLPSGLTLAATTGVISGTPSVTGTTSFTATVSDNGSPVQSKSVTVSITLSAAQPPPGPGTTWYIRPDGGSNTQCTGKTNAAYPGSGTGQACAFNHPYQMMNSSGSWAKFAGGDTIQFVNTSGTSDTYYMGEQNSGVGTDWHAQLSGICPAPNSGNSEGSSCILPAPPSGTAGQHTRILGQNAGNCHDSGHTHLVNPTILSGIDAAFVVLDTRGTDYVDISCIEITQPDTCTMVAGAGQCTDSKNYVRYGGLLLNYLTQQGPSNLTLQDLAIVGTAGSGILGSKLNKSSSDVFSATDVYVIGNGQAGWNGDGGGCNTSCETVGTMNISYATIDWNGCVAVKPYDMTKPDTQNAFNYCYGQESGGYGDGFVQIAAGNMTMNVDHSHFRWNTQDGFDSLHLSDDVKTSPAIHISDSWSEGNGGQTFKLGAGAASTAINNVSISNCRILSNASAFPLNPSGWALDSADTCRAAGDQWAFQLNNGTAITLENNTSVGYGNTMYDIECAALAPNCAANGATFIFRNNISKGYADPGNSNTLASGIYLGSGNVFANSGSAIDHNLWNTIATGCPDSYLSQQEKIYTCGDPDLTGESNINAINPNISSSSPAINSGIAVSGVTTDFNGKTRANPPAIGAMEP; from the coding sequence GTGGCGTTGACCGCAAACGGCGGAACTCCCGCATATATCTGGAGTGTTACAGCTGGGCAGTTGCCTTCTGGACTTAGCCTGTCCTCGACGGGAGTTATCTCCGGCGCACCCACTTCGAGCAGGAATTTTTCATTCACAATCACAGTGACTGACTCCAGTTCCCCAGCGCAAACGGCAGCAGTGCAATTCGGTTTGAATATACCTGCAGCGCCCCCCGTCTCCACGCCTCCCCCTCCGGTCACAACGCCTCCGCCTCCAACCACACCCCCAGTTAGTCCCACGCCTCTGCAAATCACCCCTTCGCTTCCAGCCGGCGTAGTTGGTTCGATGTATTCAGGTTCACTCCAGGCAAGTGGAGGTACCGCGCCCTACGCCTGGTCCTCGAGCACGTTACCCGCTGGACTTAGCCTCGGAAGCAACGGCACTCTCTCCGGAGATCCAACTTCGAGCGGAAGCACTACTGTAACCTTTACAGTTGCAGACTCAAGCAGTCCAGCATTGACCACCTCAGTCGCCGCAACACTTGTGGTCGCTCCGCAGCCTCTAACAATCACCGTCGTCAGCCTGCCTGCCGGCCAGACCAACTCTCCCTATTCAGCGTCGTTGCAGGTAAGTGGAGGGACAGCGCCCTACACCTGGTCCGCCAGTGCACTACCCGTTGGACTCACTCTTACGAACAACGGCATCATCTCCGGAACGCCAACAGCTTCCGGCAACTTTCCAATCGTAGTCACGGTCGCCGACGCCGGTTCACCAACCCTGACCACAAAAGCTGCGTTCACTCTATCGGTCAGCGCGACAATCCAGCCCCTTATCATTACCTCAACTTCCCTTGCGCCAGCCACCTCCAGCAAACCTTATAGCGCCTCGCTCGACGCCTCTGGAGGCACAGCTCCCTACACTTGGTCCGCCGGCGCGCTCCCTGCTGGACTCACTCTCACCAGCAACGGAATCATCTCCGGAACCCCGACAACGACCGGCGCCTTCTCCATCACTGTCACGGTCACCGACGCAGGTTCACCCTCTCTCAGCGCCAAGACTTCGTTCAGTTTGTCAGTCGCCGCCACAATCCAGCCCCTTAACGTCACCTCCGCTACCCTGGCAGGCGCCACCTCCGACCAACCATATAGCGCCTCGCTCAACGCCTCCGGGGGAACAGCTCCCTACGCTTGGTCTGCCAGCGCTCTCCCTGCCGGACTCAGCCTTCAAAGCAACGGCATCCTCTCCGGAACCCCAACCCTGACCGGCAGCTTCCCTGTCACCTTCACGGTCACCGACGCCGGTTCCCCCACCCAAACCGCGAAAGCAACGCTTAGTATCTCTGTCACCGCCGACATCCAACCCCTCACCATTACCTCCACTTCCGTTGCCCCAGCCACCTCCAACAAACCGTACAGCGCCTCGCTCGACGCCTCCGGAGGCACAGCCCCCTACACCTGGTCCGCCAGTGCTCTCCCTGCCGGACTCAGCCTTCGAAGCAACGGCATCCTCTCCGGAACCCCGACCACGACCGGCAGCTTCCCCATCACCTTCACCGTCACCGACGCCGGTTCCCCCGCTCTGACCGCCAAGACTACGCTTAGTATCTCCGTCACCGCGGCCATTCAACCCCTTACGATTACCTCTACCGCCTTTGCGGGCGCGACGGCCAACCAACCCTACAGCGTCTCACTCAACGCTTCCGGAGGAACAGCTCCCTACTCCTGGTCCGCCGCCGGGCTCCCTGCTGGGCTCTCACTCTCCAGCAACGGAATCATTGCAGGAACCCCGACCGCAACCGGCAGCTTCCCCATCACCTTCACCGTCACCGACGCCAGTGCACCCGCCGTGACCGCAAAAGCTACGTTTGGTCTTTCGGTCACTGCGCCAATCCAGCCCCTCACGATTACCTCTACTGCAATCGCGAGTGCAACCTCCAACCAACCCTACACCGCATCCCTCAACGCCTCCGGAGGGACCGCTCCCTACATCTGGTCCGCCGCAGGGCTCCCTGCCGGACTCTCTCTCGCCAGCAACGGAATCATTGCAGGAACCCCGACCGCAACCGGCAGCTTCCCCATCACCTTCACCGTCACCGACGCCGGCTCCCCAACCCTGACCACGAAGGCAACCCTGACCCTCTCCATCGCTACAGCCATCCAGCCCCTTACGATTACCTCTACTGCGTTTGCGGGCGCCACCTCCAACCAACCCTACACCGCATCCCTCAACGCCTCCGGAGGAACAGCTCCCTACACCTGGTCCGCCGCTGGGCTCCCTGCCGGACTTTCTCTCGCCGGCAACGGAATCATCTCCGGAACCCCCACCGCGACCGGCAGCTTCCCCATCACCTTCACCGTCACAGACGCTGGCTCCCCAGCCCTCACCGCAAAGGCCACCCTCACTCTCTCGGTCACGACACCCATCGCACCTCTCTCCATTACCTCCACCGCATTTGCAGGAGCCACCTCCAACCAGCCCTACGCCGCCACTCTCAGCGCCACCGGCGGAACCACTCCCTACACATGGTCCGTCACCGGCCTGCCCGCAGGTCTCACCCTCGGCAGCAACGGCGTCATCGCCGGAACTCCCACCGCCACCGGCAGCTTCCCCATAGCCATCACCGCCACCGACGCCGGATCACCAGCCCTCACCGCAAAGGCCACCCTCACTCTCTCGGTCACGGCACCCATCGCGCCTCTCTCCATCACCTCCACCGCATTTGCAGGAGCAACCTCCAACCAGCCCTACACCGCCACACTCAGCGCCACCGGCGGAACTGCTCCCTACACCTGGTCCGTCACCGGCCTGCCCGCAGGTCTCACCCTCGGCAGCAACGGCGTCATCGCCGGAACCCCCACCGCCACAGGAACCTTCTCCATCACCGTCACCGTCACCGATAGCCAGAGCCCAGCCAAGACCGCCTCCGCCACCATCCCACTCGCGGTCACCGCAGCCATCGCGCCGCTCTCCATCACCTCCACCGCATTTGCAGGAGCCACCTCCACCCAGCCCTATAGCACCACACTCAGCGCTACCGGCGGAACCGCTCCCTACACCTGGTCCGTCACCGGCCTGCCCGCAGGTCTCAGCCTCAGCAGCAACGGCGTCATCGCCGGAACCCCCACCGCCACTGGCAACTTCTCCATCAGCGTCACCGTCACCGATAGCCAGAGCCCAGCCAAGACCGCCTCCGCCACCATCCCACTCTCGGTCACCGCACCCATCGCGCCGCTCTCCATCACCTCAACCGCATTTGCAGGAGCAACCTCCAACCAGCCCTACAGCACCACACTCAGCGCCACCGGCGGAACTGCTCCCTACACCTGGTCCGTCACCGGCCTGCCTGCAGGTCTCACCCTCGGCAGCAACGGCGTCATCGCCGGAACCCCCACCGCCACAGGAACCTTCTCCATCACCGTCACCGTCACCGATAGCCAGAGCCCAGCCAAGACCGCCTCCGCCACCATCCCACTCGCGGTCACCGCAGCCATCGCGCCGCTCTCCATCACCTCCACCGCATTTGCAGGAGCCACCTCCACCCAGCCCTATAGCACCACACTCAGCGCTACCGGCGGAACCGCTCCCTACACCTGGTCCGTCACCGGCCTGCCCGCAGGTCTCAGCCTCGGCAGCAACGGCGTCATCGCCGGAACCCCCACCGCCACTGGCAACTTCTCCATCAGCGTCACCGTCACCGATAGCCAGAGCCCAGCCAAGACCGCCTCCGCCACCATCCCACTCGCGGTCACGGCACCCATCGCGCCGCTCTCCATCACCTCCACAGCATTTGCAGGAGCCACCTCCAACCAGCCCTACAGCACCACACTCAGCGCCACCGGCGGAACTGCTCCCTACACCTGGTCCGTCACCGGCCTGCCTGCAGGTCTCAGCCTCGGCAGCAACGGCGTCATCGCCGGAACCCCCACCGCCACAGGAACCTTCAGCTTAACCACAACGGTTACAGATAGTGAAAGCCCGACAAAGACTGCGTCGGCCACAATCTCACTGCTCGTTGCGGTTCCTCCGCTGACAATCACTTCCTCAACCCTTCCCTCAGGCACCGATGGAACAACCTATTCCGGCACTCTACAGGCAAGCGGAGGAACACCCGCCTACACGTGGTCGATCAGTGGCAGCCTGCCCAGCGGATTGACTCTCGCGGCTACCACCGGCGTGATCTCCGGTACACCCTCGGTAACCGGCACCACCAGCTTCACCGCAACCGTAAGCGACAACGGCAGTCCCGTCCAGAGTAAGTCAGTCACCGTCTCGATCACACTCAGTGCAGCACAGCCACCCCCTGGTCCGGGTACCACGTGGTACATCCGCCCGGATGGTGGCAGCAACACCCAGTGCACGGGCAAGACCAACGCGGCGTACCCCGGATCGGGCACGGGTCAAGCCTGTGCCTTCAATCACCCCTACCAGATGATGAACTCCTCCGGCAGCTGGGCCAAGTTTGCGGGCGGCGACACGATCCAATTTGTGAACACCAGCGGCACGTCCGACACCTACTACATGGGAGAACAGAATAGCGGCGTGGGAACGGACTGGCACGCGCAGCTCAGCGGAATCTGCCCTGCGCCGAATTCAGGTAACAGCGAAGGTTCCAGCTGCATCCTTCCTGCTCCTCCCTCGGGCACGGCCGGCCAGCACACCCGGATTCTGGGCCAGAACGCCGGCAACTGCCACGACTCCGGTCACACTCACCTGGTCAATCCGACCATCCTGAGCGGTATCGATGCCGCCTTCGTGGTCCTCGATACCCGCGGCACCGACTACGTGGACATCTCCTGCATCGAGATCACCCAGCCCGACACCTGCACCATGGTCGCTGGCGCAGGCCAGTGCACTGACTCCAAAAACTACGTGCGCTACGGCGGACTCCTTCTCAACTACCTGACCCAACAGGGTCCCTCCAACCTCACCCTGCAGGATCTCGCAATCGTCGGCACCGCAGGCAGCGGTATCCTCGGAAGCAAGCTCAACAAATCCAGCAGCGATGTCTTCTCCGCCACCGATGTCTATGTGATCGGCAACGGACAAGCTGGATGGAATGGCGACGGCGGAGGATGCAACACCTCCTGCGAGACCGTGGGAACCATGAATATCTCCTATGCGACGATCGACTGGAATGGCTGCGTCGCCGTCAAGCCTTACGACATGACCAAGCCCGATACGCAGAACGCCTTCAACTACTGCTACGGGCAGGAGTCGGGAGGCTACGGCGACGGCTTCGTCCAGATTGCCGCCGGCAACATGACCATGAACGTGGATCACAGCCACTTCCGCTGGAATACGCAGGACGGATTCGACTCACTTCACTTGAGTGACGACGTGAAGACCTCCCCGGCGATCCATATCTCCGACTCCTGGTCGGAGGGCAACGGCGGTCAAACCTTCAAGCTCGGAGCCGGGGCCGCTTCCACCGCCATCAACAACGTCTCCATCAGCAACTGCCGGATTCTGAGCAACGCCTCGGCTTTCCCGCTCAATCCCTCCGGCTGGGCTCTGGACAGCGCCGACACCTGCCGCGCCGCAGGCGATCAATGGGCCTTCCAGTTGAACAACGGCACCGCAATCACGCTCGAGAACAACACCTCGGTCGGCTACGGCAACACCATGTACGACATCGAGTGTGCGGCGCTGGCTCCTAACTGCGCGGCCAACGGCGCGACGTTTATCTTCAGAAATAACATCAGCAAAGGTTATGCCGATCCCGGCAATAGCAACACGCTTGCCTCCGGCATCTACCTTGGCAGCGGAAATGTCTTCGCCAACTCTGGATCCGCGATCGATCACAACCTGTGGAACACGATAGCCACAGGCTGCCCGGATAGTTATCTAAGTCAGCAGGAGAAGATCTACACCTGCGGCGATCCCGATCTGACAGGTGAGTCCAACATCAACGCCATCAATCCCAACATTAGTTCCTCGAGTCCAGCCATCAACTCCGGTATCGCAGTCTCCGGAGTCACCACCGACTTCAACGGAAAGACCAGAGCCAACCCGCCAGCCATCGGCGCCATGGAACCATAA
- a CDS encoding nucleotide sugar dehydrogenase, with amino-acid sequence MLTQSQVVLPKIAQERMTRLENRTAKIGVIGLGYVGLPLSLLLSEAGFKVTGFDIDTKKVTDLEAGRSYIFRIPAEEIQSARAHGFKATADFAGLSDMDAIIMCVPTPLTEHREPDLSYVENTAKAAAPWLQEGQLVVLESTTYPGTTEDLMIPILEAENRNGLKVQSKGAVAEQGVFYVAFSPEREDPGNTTVARRDIPKVVGGHEEIATELAAVMYEGIFTRSVRVSSTRAAEMTKLLENIYRCVNIALVNELKVLALKMGMDIWEVIDAAATKPFGFHPFYPGPGLGGHCIPIDPFYLSWKAKEYDFNTRFIELAGEVNEAMPAHVVQYVAKGLNQNKKAVNGARILMLGMAYKKDIDDLRESPSLTVIELLREQGAEVQYNDPYFPTVGRGRHYNLNMTCTPLDDLGQYDCVLIMTDHTDYDYKDIVNKSKLVVDSRNATKGIKSDKIVRC; translated from the coding sequence ATGTTGACACAAAGCCAAGTTGTTTTGCCGAAGATTGCGCAGGAGCGCATGACGCGTCTGGAGAACCGTACCGCGAAGATCGGAGTGATCGGGCTCGGGTATGTCGGGTTGCCGCTGTCTCTGCTGCTGTCGGAGGCGGGTTTCAAGGTGACAGGATTTGATATTGACACTAAAAAGGTTACAGATCTCGAGGCGGGCCGGTCTTATATCTTTCGGATTCCTGCTGAGGAGATTCAGAGCGCGCGGGCGCATGGATTCAAGGCTACGGCGGACTTTGCCGGGCTCTCCGATATGGACGCCATCATTATGTGCGTGCCGACGCCGCTGACCGAACATCGCGAGCCGGACCTGAGCTACGTGGAGAATACGGCGAAGGCTGCCGCTCCGTGGCTGCAGGAGGGCCAACTGGTGGTGCTCGAGAGCACGACGTATCCGGGGACTACGGAGGATCTGATGATCCCGATCCTCGAGGCGGAGAACCGCAATGGACTGAAGGTGCAGAGTAAGGGTGCCGTGGCCGAGCAGGGTGTGTTCTATGTGGCGTTCTCGCCGGAACGTGAAGATCCGGGCAACACGACAGTGGCGCGGCGTGATATTCCGAAGGTCGTGGGCGGCCATGAAGAGATTGCCACAGAGCTGGCGGCGGTGATGTACGAGGGTATCTTTACGCGCTCGGTGAGGGTGTCTTCGACGCGCGCAGCAGAGATGACGAAGCTGCTCGAGAACATCTATCGCTGCGTGAATATTGCTCTGGTCAACGAGTTGAAGGTGCTGGCGCTGAAGATGGGGATGGATATCTGGGAGGTGATCGACGCTGCGGCGACGAAGCCGTTCGGGTTTCATCCGTTCTATCCGGGGCCGGGGCTGGGTGGACATTGCATTCCGATCGATCCGTTTTATCTGAGCTGGAAGGCGAAGGAGTACGACTTCAACACGCGCTTCATCGAGCTGGCTGGCGAGGTGAATGAGGCGATGCCTGCGCATGTGGTGCAGTACGTCGCGAAGGGGCTGAACCAGAATAAAAAAGCTGTGAACGGGGCGCGCATCCTGATGCTGGGGATGGCTTACAAGAAGGACATTGATGACCTGCGTGAGTCGCCGTCGCTGACCGTGATCGAATTGCTGCGGGAGCAGGGGGCTGAGGTGCAGTACAACGATCCTTACTTCCCGACCGTGGGCAGAGGCCGGCACTACAACCTGAATATGACCTGTACGCCGCTCGATGACCTGGGACAGTACGACTGCGTTCTGATCATGACGGACCATACGGACTACGACTACAAGGACATTGTGAACAAGTCGAAGCTGGTGGTGGACTCGCGGAATGCGACGAAGGGGATCAAGTCGGACAAGATCGTTCGTTGCTAG